A window of Acropora muricata isolate sample 2 chromosome 6, ASM3666990v1, whole genome shotgun sequence genomic DNA:
CCTAAGCAATGTTGGTAAGcttttatatttctttacaGTCATCAGTCATCAGTCATCGTGTCGAGAACACTCATTCCACCGAAACAGCTCTGCTTAAAGTACAATATAACATTATCCTTAGTATGGATCGACAGGAGGTTGCGCTACTTGTCTTGATAGACCTCAGTGCCGCCACTGAACGTGGAATCCTCATAGAGACCGTACGGAAGGATTTTGGTGTCATAGGAGATACACAGAAATGACTGGCCTCTTACTTATCTTATAGAAAGCAGAGAATTCTAATAAAGAATTGCATATCTGATGCATTCAACCTTGGGTCAGGAGTACCACAGGGAAGCTGTCTGAGACTGCTTCTCTTCTTAATATACGCTGCTGGTTTATTCAAGCTCATTGACAGACACCTTCCTAACGCAAACACGGTTACGCCGACGACACTCAGATCTATCTTTCTTTTCGGGTGCACTCACCGGCGTCTCAGAATGCTGCGCTGGGGAATATCGAGAATTGTGTTGCTGATGTCCGTGCTTGGATGCTCCTTAGACgcagccaggatttttcaaaggggggatcacactgtgtcaaagtgagggtatttgtttgtttggacatttttaagctgaaacgtcatggcattttctAGGATATTaggtttggttaaaaaaaacttgcaaaagaaagggtcacgggcaccccaggacccccctggctacgcccttgtgCTCTCTAACCGTCTTCTGATAAATGACACCATGAACGAGTTTGTTAGCATACGATCCCGTTAGCAAATGTGCAAGATTCATATCGACAAGATTACAGTTGGAGAATCTTCAGTCAAACCCGTTAAGATGGTGAGCAACCTTGGAGCATGGTTTGATTCTCCTATGTCAATGAACTCTCACATTGGCAAAGTGTGTAGTAAAGCAGTCTGAAGCCTTTACATCATCCGGCAGACCAAGAAATTCTTTTCGGAAGAAACAACGAAGATTTTGGTGCATTCTTTCGTCGTATGACACCTCGATTACTGTAACGCACCGCTTTATGGTTTTTCACAGTTCCAATATGACCGTTTACAAAGGGCTCTCAATGCAGCGGCGCGTGTGGTCTGCTTGGTCCCTAAATTCGACCATATCACTCCCGTCCTGAGAAGACTACACTGGCGTCCAGTTCGTTACCGAGTGATGTTTAAGATATTGCTCCCCGTGAGTAAGGCCTGTTTTGTTTCAGAACATTTTAGCTAGGATTGTAGGCTTCTAAAATACACGCGACCGAAATTAGAGATAGTCTGACAGCAACGAGAACTACCATGCAACAGAAGGGCCTGAGCTTGAATTAACTGAAGAGAAAATTTCGAGCTGCTGTCCGTCATTCGAAAGCCTTCCGCTCTGACAAACCAAACTGTTCCATATTGATATCGATGCAGACATAAAATGGCAACTGTTCAGGAGAACTGGCAGACTAACTGTACCTCTATCAGCCAAAGAACTAAGTATATTTTTAACACGGCGTTGCTGAGCGATGTGAAGTTCATTGTTCCAATGGGAAATGGTGAAAGTGAAAGCAAGGTGATCCCAGCTCACAAGTTAGTGCTGGCGATTGGAAGTCCTGTGTTCTTTGCCATGTTCTGTGGTCAAATGGCGGACACCAGGGACTCTATTGAACTACCTGACTGTGAGTATGAGAGTGTACTGGAGTTATTTCGTTTCATTTACAGCGATGAAGTTGAACTAACCGGACGTAATGTCATGCATGTGTTGTACTTGGCGAAGAAATACTTGGTGCCTTCACTCGCTGAGAAATGTGCCGAATTTCTTCGAAAAAACTTGGATGCTTCCAATGCGTTCTCCATTCTTTCACACGCTCAGAAGTTTGAAGATAAAGATTTGGAAAATCGATGTTGGGAAGTGGTCGACGTACAAACAGAGGAAGCTCTCGCCTCAGATGATTTTGTTGTGGCCGAGCGATCGCTGGTGGAGTCTGTTGTGAAGAGAGAGAAGTTGAATGTCAAGGAAATAGAGTTGTTCAAGGCTGTTAATCGCTGGGCggaaaaaaagattgaaaaccAAGGGATAGCCTCGGATGGTAATGCAAAGAGAGCCATCATTGGAGAGGAGATTGTGAAAGAAATTAGATTTCCATTGATGTCACAAAAAGAATTTGTTAGTTTTGTCGTAGACTCAAACATTTTGAACATGCAAGAAATTGTTAACATGATAAAGCACTACAGTCAGGTAGTGACATCTCCTTTGCCGTATTTGCAGTCTCCAAGGACCGGGGCCTTAAAGCGAGTCTGCCGATTCAAGGAGTATTGGGGAAATGATTGGGTCTACAATGGTGATTTGGACTCTCTCATCCTTA
This region includes:
- the LOC136919906 gene encoding BTB/POZ domain-containing protein 6-like, translated to MATVQENWQTNCTSISQRTKYIFNTALLSDVKFIVPMGNGESESKVIPAHKLVLAIGSPVFFAMFCGQMADTRDSIELPDCEYESVLELFRFIYSDEVELTGRNVMHVLYLAKKYLVPSLAEKCAEFLRKNLDASNAFSILSHAQKFEDKDLENRCWEVVDVQTEEALASDDFVVAERSLVESVVKREKLNVKEIELFKAVNRWAEKKIENQGIASDGNAKRAIIGEEIVKEIRFPLMSQKEFVSFVVDSNILNMQEIVNMIKHYSQVVTSPLPYLQSPRTGALKRVCRFKEYWGNDWVYNGDLDSLILSVDKDVCLCGIGHFGHIGCEYRVSMEIKDAASNLSLVKKSGTYCSEKYLGHIYYGFDVLIDLPVILESGKRYEISSMISGPPSCYGAKGQTSVDFEGRKFTFSRSGSSNNGTNEGLGQFPVFLFNLVNYTMH